In Capsicum annuum cultivar UCD-10X-F1 chromosome 11, UCD10Xv1.1, whole genome shotgun sequence, one genomic interval encodes:
- the LOC107847139 gene encoding F-box protein At3g26010-like, with amino-acid sequence MERRSCKLYVCEEIITNILNRLPSKSLARFKCISKDWRKYIAEIYRCRLQWPKPYQLGFFCVEKRLKSRFFFSSKESSLVIGTSLDESISFIGERVYVVASSDGFLLCNKLKSRQRIYYVYNPATRQRLDVPKTQILMDDPYVGFTVKETDGSVSFTIVRYGVHQPYFHDLHYSVTIESFSSETNIWTATLDAPIRFYPSRDETSSSSACAVDEVFCWLCNEAHWVTVYDSVKKCFWTLGLPDQMWFSRGSGCLGLSGGELCFASNSGTTISCWRLNNFPSRDAVWVWKYNIDVATVVQKCREDFGLGGGNALGFKVRNMVFHLALPDILYLQIRSKVISYNVKTSTAELVHEFGEAWRKTVHYKLFSYEWPQWPPLQ; translated from the coding sequence ATGGAACGTCGTTCATGCAAACTGTATGTTTGTGAGGAAATTATAACCAACATATTGAATCGTTTGCCTTCGAAATCGCTAGCAAGGTTTAAATGCATATCAAAGGATTGGCGAAAGTACATTGCTGAAATTTACCGTTGTCGTCTTCAGTGGCCTAAACCATACCAACTCGGCTTCTTTTGCGTAGAGAAACGTTTGAAAAGTCGTTTCTTCTTCTCGTCGAAGGAGTCATCACTTGTAATCGGTACTAGtttggatgaatcaattagtTTTATCGGGGAGAGAGTGTATGTTGTTGCTTCTTCAGATGGTTTTCTACTATGCAATAAGCTTAAAAGCCGGCAGAGGATTTATTACGTTTATAATCCAGCCACAAGGCAACGTTTGGATGTCCCTAAAACTCAAATTCTTATGGATGATCCATATGTTGGATTTACGGTCAAGGAGACAGATGGCTCTGTCTCCTTTACTATAGTTCGCTATGGAGTACATCAGCCTTATTTTCATGACCTCCACTACAGTGTAACAATTGAAAGTTTCTCTTCAGAAACAAATATTTGGACTGCAACTCTTGATGCACCTATTCGATTTTATCCTTCTAGGGATGAGACTTCGTCATCATCAGCTTGTGCAGTCGATGAAGTTTTCTGTTGGCTTTGTAATGAAGCACACTGGGTGACTGTTTATGATAGTGTAAAAAAGTGTTTTTGGACTTTGGGATTACCTGACCAGATGTGGTTTTCTCGCGGTTCTGGTTGTCTTGGATTATCTGGTGGGGAACTCTGTTTTGCATCGAATAGTGGTACAACCATCTCGTGTTGGCGACTCAACAATTTTCCTAGTCGAGATGCAGTCTGGGTTTGGAAGTATAATATAGATGTTGCTACTGTAGTTCAGAAATGTCGAGAGGATTTTGGACTTGGAGGAGGCAATGCTCTTGGTTTTAAGGTTCGGAACATGGTTTTTCATCTTGCTCTTCCGGACATCTTGTATTTGCAAATAAGAAGCAAGGTTATTTCTTATAACGTGAAAACGAGTACTGCAGAACTTGTGCATGAATTTGGAGAAGCTTGGCGGAAGACAGTACACTACAAGTTGTTTTCCTATGAGTGGCCTCAATGGCCGCCTCTCCAGTAG